A segment of the bacterium genome:
AGGCCGGGCATCAGGGTCTCGGGCACGTAGCGGCCGCCGTAGGGGCCGAAGCGCCCGGCGACGACCGGATCAGGAGCAGCCACGGGCGACCTCCTCGATGAAAGACCGGACGGCGGCCGGGTCCTTGCGACCCGGCGCGGCCTCGACGCCCGAGGCCACATCCAGCGCGTGCGGGCCGACGACGCGCGCGGCCTCGGCGGCGTCGGCCGGCGACAGCCCGCCGCCCAGCAGGACCCGCCGACCCGCCCGCACGGCGGCGGCGGCCTCCTCCCACAACCCGGCTCGGCGCGGCGGCCCGCTCTGGCCGTCCTGGCCGCCTTTCGGCAGGTCGAACAACACGAAATCCGCGGCGGCGGCGGCGGCGGCGACGGCGGGATCCGCCAGTTCGCCGGGACGCACGGCCTTGATGACCGGCAGGCCGCAGCGCTCGCGCACCGCCAGCACCGTCGCGGCGTCCTCGCCGCCGTGCAGCTGCACGAGGTCGAAGCCGGCGTGGTCGGCGGCGAGCACGATGGTCGCCAGCGGCGCGTCCGCGAAGACGCCCACCAGCAGCGCCTCGGGCGCGGCGTCGCGCAGCAGCTTCACGTCGTCGGGCGCGACGCGGCGCGGGCTCGGCGCCAGGATGACGCCGAGGTAGCGGGCGCCCGCGGCGTGGCAGAGCCGCACGTCGTCCGGGGTGGTCAGGCCGCAGATCTTGACGTGGACGCGGTTCACGGCGCCTCCCCCCTGAGGCTGCGCAGCGTCGCCGACGGGTCGTGCGACTGCAGCAGGGCGCCGCCCACCAGGAAGGCGCTCGCGCCGCAGGCGGCCAGGTCCAGGACGTCGGCGCGCGCGCGGATCCCGCTCTCGGCCACCGCCAGCGCGAACGCCGCCGCCTCCGGCAGCAGCCGCCGCGGCGCGTCGGCATCCACGGCCAGGGTTTCGAGATCGCGGCTGTTGACGCCCACCAGGACGGCGCCGGCCGCGCGCGCCGCTGCGATGTCCCGTTCGTCGTGGCACTCGACCAGGGCTTCGGCGCCCAGCTCGCGCACGCGCCCCAGCAGGTCGGCCAATTCATCGCCGCCCAGGACGCGCGCGATCAGCAGCACGGCGTCGGCGCCGGCGGCGCGCGCCGCCAGCACCTGCAGCGGATCGACGATGAAATCCTTGACCAGCAGCGGCAGGCCGGCGGCGCGACGCGCGGCGGCGGCGTCCGCCAGGTCCGAACCGAAGTGCCGCGGGCAGGCGACCACCGACAGCGCGGCCGCGCCGGCGCCGGCGTAGATGCGGGCCAGCGCTGCAGGATCGCCGCCGTGCCGGAAGGCAGCCACGCTGGGGGAGCGCCGCTTGAACTCGGCGATCACGGCGTTGCCGCCGCGCAGGGCGCCGGCGAAGTCGCGGGCCGGCGCGCGCGCCGCCGCCGCCCGCAGCCGGCCCAGGTCCACCGTGCCCCGCAACGCGTCGTTCTCGGCGCGCCGCTCGGCGACGACCCGGCTCAGGAAACCGCTCACGACGCCTCCCTCGCCAGTTTGCGCGAGGCCTCGGCCAACCGCTCGAGCACGGCCAGCGCGTCGCCCGACGCGACGGCGCGACGGGCCAGGGCCACGCCCTGCGCCGGGTCCGCGGCCAGGTCGGCCAGGACCGCGCAGAAGCCCGCGTTCAGCAGCACGGCGTCGAGCCGCGGTCCGGCTTCGCCCGCCAGGACCCCGCGCACCAGTTCCGCGTTGAGCTGCGCGTCGCCCCCGGACAGGTCCTCGGCCCGGCAGCGCGGGAGCCCCGCCTTCTCCGGCACGAACACGGACCGGCGGATCGCGCCGCCGCGCAGCTCGGCGATCGCGGTGGGACCGGTCAGCGAGACCTCGTCGGAGCCGTCGTCGCCGTGCACCACGAAGGCGCGCTCGGTCCCCAGCCGGCGCAGCACGCGGGCCAACTTCGGCACCAGGCCCGGGGCGTAGACGCCCAATAGCTGGCGGCGGACGCCGGCCGGATTCGCCAGCGGCCCCAGCAGGTTGAAGACGGTGCGCACGCCCAGCTCGCGACGCACGACTGCGGCCTGCCGCAGGGCGGGGTGGTGCAGGGGCGCGAACAGGAAGCCGATGCCGACGCTCCCGACCAGCAGCGCGGCGCGCTCCGGCGGCAGGTCCACCGCCACGCCCAGCGCCTCCAGAACGTCGGCGCTGCCGCAGCGGGACGAGACGGCCCGGTTGCCGTGCTTGGCGACCGGGATCCCCATCGCCGCGGCCACCAGCGCGGTGGCGGTCGAGATGTTGAAGGTGCCGGCGCCGTCGCCCCCGGTGCCGCAGGTGTCGATCGCCCCGGCCGGCGCCG
Coding sequences within it:
- a CDS encoding phosphoribosylanthranilate isomerase, which codes for MNRVHVKICGLTTPDDVRLCHAAGARYLGVILAPSPRRVAPDDVKLLRDAAPEALLVGVFADAPLATIVLAADHAGFDLVQLHGGEDAATVLAVRERCGLPVIKAVRPGELADPAVAAAAAAADFVLFDLPKGGQDGQSGPPRRAGLWEEAAAAVRAGRRVLLGGGLSPADAAEAARVVGPHALDVASGVEAAPGRKDPAAVRSFIEEVARGCS
- a CDS encoding indole-3-glycerol phosphate synthase TrpC, translated to MSGFLSRVVAERRAENDALRGTVDLGRLRAAAARAPARDFAGALRGGNAVIAEFKRRSPSVAAFRHGGDPAALARIYAGAGAAALSVVACPRHFGSDLADAAAARRAAGLPLLVKDFIVDPLQVLAARAAGADAVLLIARVLGGDELADLLGRVRELGAEALVECHDERDIAAARAAGAVLVGVNSRDLETLAVDADAPRRLLPEAAAFALAVAESGIRARADVLDLAACGASAFLVGGALLQSHDPSATLRSLRGEAP
- the trpD gene encoding anthranilate phosphoribosyltransferase, with amino-acid sequence MDPRLLDRLLDGRDLDADQAEALLDAVMEGGLGEARLAALLAALRAKGETEDEITGFARALRRRAVRVGPAPAGAIDTCGTGGDGAGTFNISTATALVAAAMGIPVAKHGNRAVSSRCGSADVLEALGVAVDLPPERAALLVGSVGIGFLFAPLHHPALRQAAVVRRELGVRTVFNLLGPLANPAGVRRQLLGVYAPGLVPKLARVLRRLGTERAFVVHGDDGSDEVSLTGPTAIAELRGGAIRRSVFVPEKAGLPRCRAEDLSGGDAQLNAELVRGVLAGEAGPRLDAVLLNAGFCAVLADLAADPAQGVALARRAVASGDALAVLERLAEASRKLAREAS